The nucleotide sequence ATGAAAGCCATGCTCAGCCTCTAGCAGagtccagccccagcagggatgCTCCAGAGCCCCACAGATTACAGGGAACCCTTGACCACAAGGCTCCGGCCCTGGGGTGTGCACTCTGGTATGTGAGCAATGCAGGCACTCCTGCAGGACAGAGGGACAACAGAGcatcccagctgggctgggcatcTGGCAGGCAGGACCCCAGCTCGTCCCCATGGGCCAGGGTCCCTGTGAGCAcctgagctctgccctgcccatTCCTGCCATGCTGGGCTCTAGCATCCCCAGCCCATGAACTGTTGGCATCCTCATGGCACCACAGTGCATGGACCACCCTGCATATCCCACAACCTTGGGACACAATGCGTGGGCACATACTGGCATGGGCAATGGCAGTTCTCACCAAACAATTAGCACAAGTGATTGGATCCTATTGGTAAACCCAGtgctcaggaaaacaaagataatCTTGGTCCCTCTTATCTTTTCCAGAGGCCCAGGATTAAGGTCAGGTGGTGAAACAGTGCAATGTCCATCCTTGTGGTCTGTCTGGTcttgtgctgctcctgtgcaGATGCTGGAGGGCCTTTGGAGGGAttggggaggggacaggaggaggggAGCTCATAGATGAATGAAGGAAGGGTTGGGCAATGCCCAAAGCATCAGCACCAGTATTGGCATTGGCATTTTCATTGGTACAGCCTGGCCAGTGGGTATAACCAGTGCCACATGGCCCTTCtggtcctgctgtcctgcctgtgctTGGCACCCTGGTCCCCAGTGGGGCAGCAGTGGCACTGGGACACCTTTAGGTCACCTCTGCCCCTGACCCACCAAGCCAGgctggcagtgcaggcagcaggatgctggcagggctgggaccaaAGAATGCTGTGTGAATGCCAGCTTGGTGGTGGAGCACAAGGTGaggtgggttttggggttggCTCCCCCCttgccctgggcagctctgtCTCTCCTCTGTGGGGAGCCAGCAGCTACTCCAACCGGTTTGTGGGTCTGGGCGGTGacacctcctgccccaggccTGATGGAGGGCTGGGAAAGGCTGGTACAGATGCCAAGGAACAAACAAGAGCTGCTTGTGTCCTGTCAGGCACGGAGCCCAGCAGCGAAGCAGGGATGgtgtgctgcttctctggcaTGGAGCAGTGGGGTGCCAGAGGCTGGAATGCCACAGGAGCTCCATGAGCtggggggaaactgaggcacaaaaaCATAGAGGAACTCCATTCAGGTGatggagcaggaggtgctggcagTGATGGCAGAGACATCCCCATTCCTGTACTGTGGCTGTTGCCCTTCAGCATCCCAGCCTGAGacccagcagctgcctttggCATCTCCAACCTGCCCACAGGCAGTGGTGGGACACACTCCTGTGCCTGGGTGGCCTGATCCAAGGCTTCTGTGTCCTTTTTCATGGGAGCAGCCAGGATATTAAGTGTCATTGCTTCGGGGAGAAATGCAAGTGGAGGAATCCCGGGAAACTGGTTTTACCCCTCCATCTGGTGCAGGCGGCAGGACGGCTGGGGCAGTGCTCCTCCCTCAGCGAAGGCATATAATGCCTGCCATGGTCCTGGTGGGTGGCACTGTGCTGTGAGAAGCGGGCAGGGGTGCCGGCAGTGAGCAATGGCCTCCATGGGGATGCAGGTGCTGGGCATTGCCCTCTCTGTCATCGGCTGGTTGGCCTCCATCCTCTGCTGTGCATTGCCCATGTGGCGGGAGACGGCATTCATTGGAAACAACATCGTGGTGGCCCAGATCAtctgggaagggctgtggatgaACTGCGTGgtgcagagcacagggcagATGCAGTGCAAGGTCTACGACTCCATGCTGGCCCTGCCACAGGACCTGCAAGCTGCCCGTGCCATGGTGGTCGTGTCCATTGTCTTGGCCATCTTGGGCACCCTGCTCGCTGTCACTGGTGGCAAGTGTACCAACTGCGTGGAGGACGACACCGCCAAAGCCAAGGTCATGATTCTCTCTGGCATTATCTTCATCATCGCTGGCATCCTTATCCTCATCCCCATCTCTTGGTCAGCCAATACCATCATCCAGGACTTCTACAACCCGCTGGTCACCGAATCCCAGAAACGGGACCTGGGGTCATCCCTCTACGTGGGCTGGGCAGCCTCTGCGCTCCTGCTGCTTGGAGGGGGGATCCTCTGCTGTACCTGCCCACCCCAGGGCGAGAAACCCTACTCTGCCAAGTTCACAGCTGCTCGCTCGCTGCCAGCCAGCAACTATGTCTAGGAGCTGCTGCACCCGCCTGGacccccccagctgctccagtgaGCTGGGACCTCTCGGGGCACCCCTGGCCTAGAGACCCCCTCGGCCGAGCTGGGGGCTGGCcaggagccagggcagggagggctgcgGCGGTGCGAGGGAGGGCAGACAGAGCTGCCTTTGTTCACTGGGGGATTGAAGCTGATTCTTTAATCTCGGTTGAGACAGAGAACAGGGAGGTCCTGTCTTGGCTGCCCCCCCTGCGGGGGTCCTGCTCCCGCCGGAGCAACCAGCTGCAGCATCTACTCTGACAAATCCCCCAATCTCCCCTGGGGCATCTCCTGGTATCGGGCTGTGCCCTGCGGTGACACAGCTCCCGGGAGCCCGTCCCGCGGGTGGCACTGGGCGCTCGCTGGGTAAAAGCCCCCGGACGCGTTCCTAGGGGTGGGCAGTGGTGCGGGTGGGGACACCAAACCTGTCCCACGCGGCCAGGAGGACGCGGCGGCTCCGCAAACCCCGGCAGGGTCTCCAGGGGCGGGGCTGCCTGTTCCCTAAATCTTGTCGTTGACCTAATTCAGGGGTTCGGAGGGGCCGCACAGAGCTGGGATCCCCCGCGGCAGCTCCCCGGGGCGGGGGCATCATTATCCTGGGAGTGGGAAGGTAGCGGCCGGGCTGGGAGAACCGGTCGGGGAGGAGGGAGTGGAGCAGGCCTGTGCGCCCGAACGGAGCCGGGCCACTCCCGCAGCCGAACCTGTGGGGATGTGCCCCACCTCACAGCCCCCCGGCATCTCCCCAGAGGGGTGCccgggctggggcaggagggccCGCTCCCGGTGCTGCCCCCCGGCTGCGCCGCCACCCTCCCCCGCCTCGCCGCCTTCCCGCATTAAACGGCCGCTGCTCTGACCTGCTGTGCTTCGTGTTCTTTATCCTCCCAACACCCGCCTCGGGCGTGGGACACCCCGgtgctcctgtgctgcagcctcccctcccCCGGAGATCCCCAGATCTGCTCTCTGGAGCCTCTGCGAGACAGGCTGACATGGGTGCCCCGGCGGTGCCAGCCGCGGCGCTGGGGCTGCCCCACGCCTGTCCCGGCGCCTCTGTCCCAGCCGAGCAGGAAGAAAGGCACGGGGGCAGCGAGGGCGGCTCGGGGCGCGCTGGCCCTGGGCCCACCCGGCAGCCCCGTCTGGGAGCCCCCGGGGGCCGGCTTGGGCAGAGCCGGCTGTTCTGTCTGTCTTGTTTCGGGCGAGACAAGCTGTGCCGGGGCTCAGCAGTTGTTGCACCAGCTTGGGAACGTCCTTCCCTCGCCCCTCAGGgtgtgcagggatggggaggtgACACCAGCTGCCTGCCGAGTGCGAGGCTCTGAGTGCCTCACCCAAGTCTCAGGGCTTGAGGactcccagctcccctgccccaTTGCTGGAAGCAGGACTGATGGAAAATGCTCCTGTGGCCCCGTGGTGCCAGTGACCAGGTAGAAATGTGGGCGTGATGCTGGGATGAGCATCCCTGCCAGAACCGACAGGGAACAgctggtccctgctgctgaCTGTTGTGTGTCCCGATCTGGGTGTTTCTTGTGGTGCAGGTCACATTAGCCAGGAAGAGTGCCTGGGGCGACTTCCCATTGTCCTGGCTCCCTGAGCTCCCAGGAGGCTTGGTCTCCCTTTCTCTGGGAGacaaacactttatttttgGCCCAAAGAGGATGCTGATTGTTgagaaaggggaaggagaggggatATCATAaggcaggagaggctgaagaaactgaaactGGGACCAGAGAA is from Apus apus isolate bApuApu2 chromosome 18, bApuApu2.pri.cur, whole genome shotgun sequence and encodes:
- the LOC127392232 gene encoding claudin-4-like; the protein is MASMGMQVLGIALSVIGWLASILCCALPMWRETAFIGNNIVVAQIIWEGLWMNCVVQSTGQMQCKVYDSMLALPQDLQAARAMVVVSIVLAILGTLLAVTGGKCTNCVEDDTAKAKVMILSGIIFIIAGILILIPISWSANTIIQDFYNPLVTESQKRDLGSSLYVGWAASALLLLGGGILCCTCPPQGEKPYSAKFTAARSLPASNYV